A genomic region of Zalophus californianus isolate mZalCal1 chromosome 1, mZalCal1.pri.v2, whole genome shotgun sequence contains the following coding sequences:
- the ST6GAL1 gene encoding beta-galactoside alpha-2,6-sialyltransferase 1 isoform X2: MNSQLVTTEGRFLKDSLYNEGILIVWDPSVYHSDIPKWYQSPDYSFFENYKSYRKLHPDQPFYILKPQMPWELWDIIQEVSPEEIQPNPPSSGMLGIIIMMTLCDQVDIYEFLPSKRKTDVCYYYQKFFDSACTMGAYHPLLFEKNLVKHLNQGTDEDIYLLGKATLPGFRRIRC, translated from the exons CTGGTCACCACTGAAGGGCGCTTCCTCAAAGACAGTCTGTACAACGAGGGAATCCTAATTGTGTGGGACCCATCTGTTTACCATTCAGATATCCCAAAG TGGTACCAGAGCCCCGACTACAGTTTCTTCGAGAACTATAAGAGCTACCGAAAGCTGCATCCCGACCAGCCCTTTTACATCCTCAAGCCCCAGATGCCTTGGGAGCTGTGGGACATCATTCAGGAAGTCTCCCCAGAGGAGATTCAGCCCAACCCCCCATCCTCTGGGATGCTTG GTATCATCATCATGATGACGCTATGTGACCAAGTGGATATTTACGAGTTCCTCCCATCCAAGCGCAAGACCGACGTGTGCTACTACTACCAGAAGTTCTTTGACAGTGCCTGCACAATGGGCGCCTACCACCCACTCCTCTTTGAGAAGAATCTGGTGAAGCACCTCAACCAAGGCACAGACGAGGACATTTACCTGCTGGGAAAAGCTACACTGCCTGGCTTCCGGAGAATTCGCTGCTGA